From the Phyllostomus discolor isolate MPI-MPIP mPhyDis1 chromosome 7, mPhyDis1.pri.v3, whole genome shotgun sequence genome, one window contains:
- the TMEM115 gene encoding transmembrane protein 115, with protein sequence MQRALPGARQHLGAVLASASVVVKALCAAVLFLYLLSFAVDTGCLAVTPGYLFPPNFWIWTLATHGLMEQHVWDVAISLATVVVAGRLLEPLWGALELLIFFSVVNVSVGLLGAFAYLLTYMASFNLVYLFTIRIHGALGFLGGVLVALKQTMGDCVVLRVPQVRISVVPMLLLGLLLLLRLATLLQSPALASYGFGLLSSWVYLRFYQRHSRGRGDMADHFAFATFFPEILQPVVGVLANLVHGLLVKVKICQKTVKRYDVGAPSSITISLPGTDPQDAERRRQLALKALNERLKRVEDQSTWPSMDDDEEAGARVDSPPPSDKAPALSSGQGATPESSLITFEAASPKL encoded by the exons ATGCAGCGCGCCCTGCCGGGCGCCCGCCAGCACTTGGGGGCCGTCCTGGCCAGCGCCAGCGTGGTGGTGAAGGCCCTGTGCGCGGCCGTACTGTTCCTCTACCTGCTGTCCTTCGCCGTGGACACAGGCTGCCTGGCGGTCACCCCGGGCTATCTCTTTCCGCCCAACTTCTGGATCTGGACCCTGGCCACACACGGGCTGATGGAACAGCACGTGTGGGATGTGGCCATCAGCCTGGCCACCGTGGTGGTGGCTGGACGCTTGCTGGAGCCCCTCTGGGGGGCCTTGGAGCTGCTCATCTTCTTCTCCGTGGTGAACGTGtctgtggggctgctgggggccttCGCCTACCTCCTCACCTACATGGCCTCCTTCAACTTGGTGTACCTTTTCACCATCCGCATCCACGGCGCCCTGGGCTTCCTAGGCGGTGTCCTGGTGGCGCTCAAGCAAACCATGGGGGACTGCGTGGTCCTGCGAGTGCCCCAGGTGCGCATCAGCGTGGTCCCcatgctgctgctggggctgctgctgctgctgcggctggcCACGCTGCTCCAGAGCCCCGCGCTGGCCTCCTACGGCTTCGGGCTGCTCTCCAGCTGGGTGTACCTTCGCTTCTACCAGCGCCACAGCCGAGGCCGGGGGGACATGGCCGACCACTTCGCCTTCGCCACCTTCTTCCCGGAGATCCTGCAGCCCGTGGTGGGGGTGCTGGCGAACTTGGTGCACGGCCTCCTGGTGAAGGTGAAGATATGCCAGAAGACGGTGAAGCGCTACGACGTGGGGGCCCCGTCCTCCATCACCATCAGCCTCCCGGGCACAGACCCTCAAGATGCGGAGCGGAGAAG GCAACTGGCCCTGAAGGCCCTCAACGAGCGGCTGAAGAGAGTGGAGGACCAGTCCACCTGGCCAAGCATGGATGACGATGAggaggctggggccagggtggACAGCCCCCCGCCCTCAGACAAGGCCCCTGCACTCTCCTCAGGGCAGGGGGCCACCCCGGAGTCCAGCCTGATCACCTTCGAGGCAGCCTCCCCGAAGCTGTGA